In a genomic window of Quercus lobata isolate SW786 chromosome 4, ValleyOak3.0 Primary Assembly, whole genome shotgun sequence:
- the LOC115983375 gene encoding putative receptor-like protein kinase At3g47110 isoform X3 has translation MKSHNPNFPALLCSTFLNIILLFTVTFLCLKPATSFTTPTNETDRLALLKFKESIDNDPYGILSSWNDSFHFCNWHGITCGRHHQRVTTLELQGHNLRGTIPPYIGNLTFLRAINLQDNSFYGEIPKEVGQLFRLRELSLTNNTLGGEIPTNLSNCSELRLIRVSNNKLIGKIPMELGSLTKLIFLRIAKNNFIGIPGFLGNLSSLIYFSAGYNDLKGNIPESVGRLKSLSYFAVGINKLNGMVPSSLYNISSIRILSLIQNQLGGTLPENIGHTLPNLQHFTISDNKFFGSIPSSLCNASKLQLLALGNNSFVGSVPTNLGYLQDLQRLNLDENKLGRDLNFLTSLRNCSKMNSLSFVKNRFEGVLPSSIGNLSTQLTKLYLGGNKISGTIPVALQNLINLIALGMDGNVLTGMIPTSFGKFQKMQALSLSENKLSGKIPSSIGNLTQLAELVLSQNNLEGSIPPSIGTCQSLQLLDVAENYLSGVIPQQVFQIFSLSLLLNLSHNSFTGKLPVEVDGLKNINSIDVSKNNFSGEIPTTIGNCLNLVYLGLQGNSFNGTIPSSMASLKSLEHLDVSRNNLSGLIPKGLDKLLFLKYLNISFNNIEGEVPTGGVFRNVNAISVIGNNKLCGGIPQLQLTTCHIVTKSRKSFTSRVTITIICVVACILLVSSFLVLYWRKRSKRKLSSIVLKMDLLPTASYKMLHQATNGFSPDNLIGSGSFGSVYKGVLDQEERLVAIKVLNLQNKDALKSFMAECKVLRNIRHRNLIKILTCCSSINYNGDDFKALVFEFMTNGNLEMWLHSMTDSDNQSKNLSVLQRLIIAIDVAFALNYLHNHCEQKIIHCDLKPSNILLDSDMIAHVSDFGLSRLLTTSNDSSQKCTSTIGLKGSIGYAAPGRRPTDDMFKDGLNLHNFVKMSLPKRLIHVVDPMLLPREVEGMGVATAAMMATKEDDNDNEIEEEEANNTEDFRHIDVDMQKCLLSILNIGILCSLESPKERINMEEVIKELQMIKSTFVGLGIHRGRPSRAQRPGTTRRD, from the exons ATGAAGTCTCACAACCCCAATTTTCCTGCATTATTATGCTCTACATTCCTTAATATCATTTTACTCTTTACTGTAACCTTTCTATGCCTGAAACCTGCCACCTCTTTTACCACTCCAACAAATGAGACTGACCGTTTGGCTTTGCTCAAATTCAAGGAATCCATTGATAATGATCCATATGGAATCTTGAGCTCATGGAATGATTCTTTCCACTTCTGCAATTGGCATGGAATTACATGCGGCCGCCATCATCAAAGAGTCACAACCTTAGAACTACAAGGTCATAACTTGCGTGGCACTATTCCCCCTTACATTGGCAACCTCACCTTTCTTAGGGCCATCAACCTTCAAGACAATAGCTTCTATGGTGAAATTCCAAAGGAAGTTGGTCAGTTGTTCCGATTGCGAGAACTCAGTCTTACAAATAACACGTTGGGAGGAGAAATTCCAACCAACTTGTCCAACTGCTCTGAACTTAGGCTGATAAGAGTCTCGAACAACAAACTTATTGGGAAAATTCCCATGGAGCTTGGCTCTTTGACCAAGCTTATTTTTCTTCGGATCGCCAAAAACAATTTCATAGGAATCCCAGGTTTCTTGGGAAATCTTTCATCACTCATATATTTTTCGGCAGGCTATAATGATTTAAAGGGAAATATTCCAGAAAGCGTAGGCCGTTTGAAAAGCTTATCATATTTCGCAGTTGGAATCAATAAACTGAACGGTATGGTCCCCTCCTCTCTCTACAATATATCATCTATTAGAATCTTGTCATTAATCCAAAACCAACTTGGTGGTACCCTTCCAGAAAATATAGGCCATACTCTCCCTAATCTCCAACATTTTACAATAAGTGATAACAAATTCTTTGGGTCAATCCCTAGTTCTTTGTGCAATGCATCTAAACTTCAATTACTTGCCCTTGGCAATAATAGCTTTGTGGGATCAGTTCCAACTAATTTGGGTTATCTACAAGATCTTCAACGCTTGAATCTAGATGAGAATAAATTAGGAAGGGATTTGAACTTTTTAACGTCTTTAAGAAATTGTAGCAAAATGAATAGCCTATCATTTGTAAAAAACCGATTTGAAGGTGTTTTGCCCAGTTCAATAGGCAACTTGTCAACACAACtcacaaaattatatttgggAGGCAATAAAATATCTGGAACTATTCCTGTAGCATTGCAGAATCTCATCAATTTAATTGCCTTGGGTATGGATGGTAATGTTCTCACAGGAATGATACCTACTTCTTTTGGGAAGTTTCAGAAGATGCAAGCACTGAGTTTATCGGAAAACAAATTGTCAGGGAAAATCCCAAGTTCTATTGGCAACCTCACTCAATTGGCTGAATTGGTTTTGTCTCAAAACAATTTAGAAGGAAGCATTCCCCCAAGTATTGGTACTTGTCAAAGTTTACAGCTGTTGGATGTTGCAGAAAATTACCTTAGTGGAGTCATACCCCAAcaggtttttcaaattttttctttgtcacttttactaaatttatcccataacTCATTTACTGGCAAATTACCTGTTGAAGTAGACGGTTTGAAGaatattaattcaattgatgtctctaaaaacaatttttctggtGAAATTCCTACAACAATTGGAAATTGCTTGAACTTAGTGTACCTAGGCTTGCAAGGGAATTCATTTAATGGGACCATACCTTCATCTATGGCTTCCTTGAAAAGCCTTGAACATTTAGATGTTTCACGAAACAACTTATCAGGATTAATTCCAAAGGGCCTGGataagcttttatttttaaaatatttgaacatTTCGTTCAACAATATTGAGGGTGAGGTACCAACAGGAGGAGTTTTCAGAAATGTAAATGCAATATCAGTTATTGGAAACAATAAGCTTTGCGGGGGCATTCCACAATTGCAATTGACAACATGCCACATCgttacaaaatcaagaaagtCCTTTACTTCCAGAGtaacaatcacaattatttgTGTGGTTGCATGTATCCTTCTAGTTTCATCCTTTCTTGTTCTTTATTGGAGGAAAAGATCAAAAAGGAAACTATCTTCAATAGTCTTAAAGATGGATCTCCTTCCAACAGCTTCATACAAAATGCTCCATCAAGCGACTAATGGATTTTCTCCTGACAATTTGATTGGATCTGGCAGTTTTGGATCAGTATATAAAGGAGTTCTTGATCAAGAGGAAAGATTAGTTGCTATAAAGGTTCTTAACCTTCAAAACAAAGATGCTTTGAAGAGTTTTATGGCAGAATGCAAGGTATTAAGAAATATTCGGCATCGAAATCTTATAAAGATCTTAACATGTTGCTCCAGTATAAATTATAATGGTGATGATTTCAAAGCTCTAGTTTTTGAATTCATGACAAATGGGAACTTGGAAATGTGGCTGCATTCGATGACAGATAGCGacaatcaatcaaaaaatttGAGCGTTCTTCAAAGACTAATTATTGCAATTGATGTGGCTTTTGCTTTAAACTATCTTCACAATCATTGTGAGCAAAAAATCATTCATTGTGATTTAAAGCCAAGCAATATTCTTCTTGATAGTGATATGATTGCTCATGTTAGTGATTTTGGCTTATCAAGGCTCCTCACAACTTCGAATGATTCTTCCCAAAAGTGTACCAGCACAATTGGATTAAAGGGATCTATCGGTTATGCTGCTCCAG GAAGGAGACCCACTGATGATATGTTTAAAGATGGTCTCAATCTCCATAACTTTGTTAAGATGTCCTTACCAAAAAGGCTCATTCATGTTGTCGACCCAATGCTTTTGCCAAGAGAAGTTGAAGGAATGGGAGTAGCAACTGCAGCAATGATGGCAACAAAAGAAGATGACAATGACAatgaaattgaagaagaagaagctaataATACTGAGGACTTTAGGCATATTGATGTGGATATGCAAAAATGCTTACTATCAATCCTTAATATTGGAATCTTATGTTCATTGGAGTCTCCAAAAGAGAGAATCAATATGGAGGAAGTCATTAAGGAACTACAAATGATAAAAAGTACTTTTGTTGGTTTGGGGATTCACAGAGGTAGACCAAGTAGAGCTCAA AGGCCTGGAACAACTAGAAGAGATTAA
- the LOC115983375 gene encoding receptor kinase-like protein Xa21 isoform X4 → MKSHNPNFPALLCSTFLNIILLFTVTFLCLKPATSFTTPTNETDRLALLKFKESIDNDPYGILSSWNDSFHFCNWHGITCGRHHQRVTTLELQGHNLRGTIPPYIGNLTFLRAINLQDNSFYGEIPKEVGQLFRLRELSLTNNTLGGEIPTNLSNCSELRLIRVSNNKLIGKIPMELGSLTKLIFLRIAKNNFIGIPGFLGNLSSLIYFSAGYNDLKGNIPESVGRLKSLSYFAVGINKLNGMIPTSFGKFQKMQALSLSENKLSGKIPSSIGNLTQLAELVLSQNNLEGSIPPSIGTCQSLQLLDVAENYLSGVIPQQVFQIFSLSLLLNLSHNSFTGKLPVEVDGLKNINSIDVSKNNFSGEIPTTIGNCLNLVYLGLQGNSFNGTIPSSMASLKSLEHLDVSRNNLSGLIPKGLDKLLFLKYLNISFNNIEGEVPTGGVFRNVNAISVIGNNKLCGGIPQLQLTTCHIVTKSRKSFTSRVTITIICVVACILLVSSFLVLYWRKRSKRKLSSIVLKMDLLPTASYKMLHQATNGFSPDNLIGSGSFGSVYKGVLDQEERLVAIKVLNLQNKDALKSFMAECKVLRNIRHRNLIKILTCCSSINYNGDDFKALVFEFMTNGNLEMWLHSMTDSDNQSKNLSVLQRLIIAIDVAFALNYLHNHCEQKIIHCDLKPSNILLDSDMIAHVSDFGLSRLLTTSNDSSQKCTSTIGLKGSIGYAAPEYGMGSEASAEGDVYSYGVLVLEMFTGRRPTDDMFKDGLNLHNFVKMSLPKRLIHVVDPMLLPREVEGMGVATAAMMATKEDDNDNEIEEEEANNTEDFRHIDVDMQKCLLSILNIGILCSLESPKERINMEEVIKELQMIKSTFVGLGIHRGRPSRAQRPGTTRRD, encoded by the exons ATGAAGTCTCACAACCCCAATTTTCCTGCATTATTATGCTCTACATTCCTTAATATCATTTTACTCTTTACTGTAACCTTTCTATGCCTGAAACCTGCCACCTCTTTTACCACTCCAACAAATGAGACTGACCGTTTGGCTTTGCTCAAATTCAAGGAATCCATTGATAATGATCCATATGGAATCTTGAGCTCATGGAATGATTCTTTCCACTTCTGCAATTGGCATGGAATTACATGCGGCCGCCATCATCAAAGAGTCACAACCTTAGAACTACAAGGTCATAACTTGCGTGGCACTATTCCCCCTTACATTGGCAACCTCACCTTTCTTAGGGCCATCAACCTTCAAGACAATAGCTTCTATGGTGAAATTCCAAAGGAAGTTGGTCAGTTGTTCCGATTGCGAGAACTCAGTCTTACAAATAACACGTTGGGAGGAGAAATTCCAACCAACTTGTCCAACTGCTCTGAACTTAGGCTGATAAGAGTCTCGAACAACAAACTTATTGGGAAAATTCCCATGGAGCTTGGCTCTTTGACCAAGCTTATTTTTCTTCGGATCGCCAAAAACAATTTCATAGGAATCCCAGGTTTCTTGGGAAATCTTTCATCACTCATATATTTTTCGGCAGGCTATAATGATTTAAAGGGAAATATTCCAGAAAGCGTAGGCCGTTTGAAAAGCTTATCATATTTCGCAGTTGGAATCAATAAACTGAACG GAATGATACCTACTTCTTTTGGGAAGTTTCAGAAGATGCAAGCACTGAGTTTATCGGAAAACAAATTGTCAGGGAAAATCCCAAGTTCTATTGGCAACCTCACTCAATTGGCTGAATTGGTTTTGTCTCAAAACAATTTAGAAGGAAGCATTCCCCCAAGTATTGGTACTTGTCAAAGTTTACAGCTGTTGGATGTTGCAGAAAATTACCTTAGTGGAGTCATACCCCAAcaggtttttcaaattttttctttgtcacttttactaaatttatcccataacTCATTTACTGGCAAATTACCTGTTGAAGTAGACGGTTTGAAGaatattaattcaattgatgtctctaaaaacaatttttctggtGAAATTCCTACAACAATTGGAAATTGCTTGAACTTAGTGTACCTAGGCTTGCAAGGGAATTCATTTAATGGGACCATACCTTCATCTATGGCTTCCTTGAAAAGCCTTGAACATTTAGATGTTTCACGAAACAACTTATCAGGATTAATTCCAAAGGGCCTGGataagcttttatttttaaaatatttgaacatTTCGTTCAACAATATTGAGGGTGAGGTACCAACAGGAGGAGTTTTCAGAAATGTAAATGCAATATCAGTTATTGGAAACAATAAGCTTTGCGGGGGCATTCCACAATTGCAATTGACAACATGCCACATCgttacaaaatcaagaaagtCCTTTACTTCCAGAGtaacaatcacaattatttgTGTGGTTGCATGTATCCTTCTAGTTTCATCCTTTCTTGTTCTTTATTGGAGGAAAAGATCAAAAAGGAAACTATCTTCAATAGTCTTAAAGATGGATCTCCTTCCAACAGCTTCATACAAAATGCTCCATCAAGCGACTAATGGATTTTCTCCTGACAATTTGATTGGATCTGGCAGTTTTGGATCAGTATATAAAGGAGTTCTTGATCAAGAGGAAAGATTAGTTGCTATAAAGGTTCTTAACCTTCAAAACAAAGATGCTTTGAAGAGTTTTATGGCAGAATGCAAGGTATTAAGAAATATTCGGCATCGAAATCTTATAAAGATCTTAACATGTTGCTCCAGTATAAATTATAATGGTGATGATTTCAAAGCTCTAGTTTTTGAATTCATGACAAATGGGAACTTGGAAATGTGGCTGCATTCGATGACAGATAGCGacaatcaatcaaaaaatttGAGCGTTCTTCAAAGACTAATTATTGCAATTGATGTGGCTTTTGCTTTAAACTATCTTCACAATCATTGTGAGCAAAAAATCATTCATTGTGATTTAAAGCCAAGCAATATTCTTCTTGATAGTGATATGATTGCTCATGTTAGTGATTTTGGCTTATCAAGGCTCCTCACAACTTCGAATGATTCTTCCCAAAAGTGTACCAGCACAATTGGATTAAAGGGATCTATCGGTTATGCTGCTCCAG AGTATGGCATGGGTAGTGAAGCATCAGCTGAGGGGGATGTATATAGTTATGGAGTCCTTGTGTTGGAAATGTTTACAGGAAGGAGACCCACTGATGATATGTTTAAAGATGGTCTCAATCTCCATAACTTTGTTAAGATGTCCTTACCAAAAAGGCTCATTCATGTTGTCGACCCAATGCTTTTGCCAAGAGAAGTTGAAGGAATGGGAGTAGCAACTGCAGCAATGATGGCAACAAAAGAAGATGACAATGACAatgaaattgaagaagaagaagctaataATACTGAGGACTTTAGGCATATTGATGTGGATATGCAAAAATGCTTACTATCAATCCTTAATATTGGAATCTTATGTTCATTGGAGTCTCCAAAAGAGAGAATCAATATGGAGGAAGTCATTAAGGAACTACAAATGATAAAAAGTACTTTTGTTGGTTTGGGGATTCACAGAGGTAGACCAAGTAGAGCTCAA AGGCCTGGAACAACTAGAAGAGATTAA
- the LOC115983375 gene encoding putative receptor-like protein kinase At3g47110 isoform X1 translates to MKSHNPNFPALLCSTFLNIILLFTVTFLCLKPATSFTTPTNETDRLALLKFKESIDNDPYGILSSWNDSFHFCNWHGITCGRHHQRVTTLELQGHNLRGTIPPYIGNLTFLRAINLQDNSFYGEIPKEVGQLFRLRELSLTNNTLGGEIPTNLSNCSELRLIRVSNNKLIGKIPMELGSLTKLIFLRIAKNNFIGIPGFLGNLSSLIYFSAGYNDLKGNIPESVGRLKSLSYFAVGINKLNGMVPSSLYNISSIRILSLIQNQLGGTLPENIGHTLPNLQHFTISDNKFFGSIPSSLCNASKLQLLALGNNSFVGSVPTNLGYLQDLQRLNLDENKLGRDLNFLTSLRNCSKMNSLSFVKNRFEGVLPSSIGNLSTQLTKLYLGGNKISGTIPVALQNLINLIALGMDGNVLTGMIPTSFGKFQKMQALSLSENKLSGKIPSSIGNLTQLAELVLSQNNLEGSIPPSIGTCQSLQLLDVAENYLSGVIPQQVFQIFSLSLLLNLSHNSFTGKLPVEVDGLKNINSIDVSKNNFSGEIPTTIGNCLNLVYLGLQGNSFNGTIPSSMASLKSLEHLDVSRNNLSGLIPKGLDKLLFLKYLNISFNNIEGEVPTGGVFRNVNAISVIGNNKLCGGIPQLQLTTCHIVTKSRKSFTSRVTITIICVVACILLVSSFLVLYWRKRSKRKLSSIVLKMDLLPTASYKMLHQATNGFSPDNLIGSGSFGSVYKGVLDQEERLVAIKVLNLQNKDALKSFMAECKVLRNIRHRNLIKILTCCSSINYNGDDFKALVFEFMTNGNLEMWLHSMTDSDNQSKNLSVLQRLIIAIDVAFALNYLHNHCEQKIIHCDLKPSNILLDSDMIAHVSDFGLSRLLTTSNDSSQKCTSTIGLKGSIGYAAPEYGMGSEASAEGDVYSYGVLVLEMFTGRRPTDDMFKDGLNLHNFVKMSLPKRLIHVVDPMLLPREVEGMGVATAAMMATKEDDNDNEIEEEEANNTEDFRHIDVDMQKCLLSILNIGILCSLESPKERINMEEVIKELQMIKSTFVGLGIHRGRPSRAQRPGTTRRD, encoded by the exons ATGAAGTCTCACAACCCCAATTTTCCTGCATTATTATGCTCTACATTCCTTAATATCATTTTACTCTTTACTGTAACCTTTCTATGCCTGAAACCTGCCACCTCTTTTACCACTCCAACAAATGAGACTGACCGTTTGGCTTTGCTCAAATTCAAGGAATCCATTGATAATGATCCATATGGAATCTTGAGCTCATGGAATGATTCTTTCCACTTCTGCAATTGGCATGGAATTACATGCGGCCGCCATCATCAAAGAGTCACAACCTTAGAACTACAAGGTCATAACTTGCGTGGCACTATTCCCCCTTACATTGGCAACCTCACCTTTCTTAGGGCCATCAACCTTCAAGACAATAGCTTCTATGGTGAAATTCCAAAGGAAGTTGGTCAGTTGTTCCGATTGCGAGAACTCAGTCTTACAAATAACACGTTGGGAGGAGAAATTCCAACCAACTTGTCCAACTGCTCTGAACTTAGGCTGATAAGAGTCTCGAACAACAAACTTATTGGGAAAATTCCCATGGAGCTTGGCTCTTTGACCAAGCTTATTTTTCTTCGGATCGCCAAAAACAATTTCATAGGAATCCCAGGTTTCTTGGGAAATCTTTCATCACTCATATATTTTTCGGCAGGCTATAATGATTTAAAGGGAAATATTCCAGAAAGCGTAGGCCGTTTGAAAAGCTTATCATATTTCGCAGTTGGAATCAATAAACTGAACGGTATGGTCCCCTCCTCTCTCTACAATATATCATCTATTAGAATCTTGTCATTAATCCAAAACCAACTTGGTGGTACCCTTCCAGAAAATATAGGCCATACTCTCCCTAATCTCCAACATTTTACAATAAGTGATAACAAATTCTTTGGGTCAATCCCTAGTTCTTTGTGCAATGCATCTAAACTTCAATTACTTGCCCTTGGCAATAATAGCTTTGTGGGATCAGTTCCAACTAATTTGGGTTATCTACAAGATCTTCAACGCTTGAATCTAGATGAGAATAAATTAGGAAGGGATTTGAACTTTTTAACGTCTTTAAGAAATTGTAGCAAAATGAATAGCCTATCATTTGTAAAAAACCGATTTGAAGGTGTTTTGCCCAGTTCAATAGGCAACTTGTCAACACAACtcacaaaattatatttgggAGGCAATAAAATATCTGGAACTATTCCTGTAGCATTGCAGAATCTCATCAATTTAATTGCCTTGGGTATGGATGGTAATGTTCTCACAGGAATGATACCTACTTCTTTTGGGAAGTTTCAGAAGATGCAAGCACTGAGTTTATCGGAAAACAAATTGTCAGGGAAAATCCCAAGTTCTATTGGCAACCTCACTCAATTGGCTGAATTGGTTTTGTCTCAAAACAATTTAGAAGGAAGCATTCCCCCAAGTATTGGTACTTGTCAAAGTTTACAGCTGTTGGATGTTGCAGAAAATTACCTTAGTGGAGTCATACCCCAAcaggtttttcaaattttttctttgtcacttttactaaatttatcccataacTCATTTACTGGCAAATTACCTGTTGAAGTAGACGGTTTGAAGaatattaattcaattgatgtctctaaaaacaatttttctggtGAAATTCCTACAACAATTGGAAATTGCTTGAACTTAGTGTACCTAGGCTTGCAAGGGAATTCATTTAATGGGACCATACCTTCATCTATGGCTTCCTTGAAAAGCCTTGAACATTTAGATGTTTCACGAAACAACTTATCAGGATTAATTCCAAAGGGCCTGGataagcttttatttttaaaatatttgaacatTTCGTTCAACAATATTGAGGGTGAGGTACCAACAGGAGGAGTTTTCAGAAATGTAAATGCAATATCAGTTATTGGAAACAATAAGCTTTGCGGGGGCATTCCACAATTGCAATTGACAACATGCCACATCgttacaaaatcaagaaagtCCTTTACTTCCAGAGtaacaatcacaattatttgTGTGGTTGCATGTATCCTTCTAGTTTCATCCTTTCTTGTTCTTTATTGGAGGAAAAGATCAAAAAGGAAACTATCTTCAATAGTCTTAAAGATGGATCTCCTTCCAACAGCTTCATACAAAATGCTCCATCAAGCGACTAATGGATTTTCTCCTGACAATTTGATTGGATCTGGCAGTTTTGGATCAGTATATAAAGGAGTTCTTGATCAAGAGGAAAGATTAGTTGCTATAAAGGTTCTTAACCTTCAAAACAAAGATGCTTTGAAGAGTTTTATGGCAGAATGCAAGGTATTAAGAAATATTCGGCATCGAAATCTTATAAAGATCTTAACATGTTGCTCCAGTATAAATTATAATGGTGATGATTTCAAAGCTCTAGTTTTTGAATTCATGACAAATGGGAACTTGGAAATGTGGCTGCATTCGATGACAGATAGCGacaatcaatcaaaaaatttGAGCGTTCTTCAAAGACTAATTATTGCAATTGATGTGGCTTTTGCTTTAAACTATCTTCACAATCATTGTGAGCAAAAAATCATTCATTGTGATTTAAAGCCAAGCAATATTCTTCTTGATAGTGATATGATTGCTCATGTTAGTGATTTTGGCTTATCAAGGCTCCTCACAACTTCGAATGATTCTTCCCAAAAGTGTACCAGCACAATTGGATTAAAGGGATCTATCGGTTATGCTGCTCCAG AGTATGGCATGGGTAGTGAAGCATCAGCTGAGGGGGATGTATATAGTTATGGAGTCCTTGTGTTGGAAATGTTTACAGGAAGGAGACCCACTGATGATATGTTTAAAGATGGTCTCAATCTCCATAACTTTGTTAAGATGTCCTTACCAAAAAGGCTCATTCATGTTGTCGACCCAATGCTTTTGCCAAGAGAAGTTGAAGGAATGGGAGTAGCAACTGCAGCAATGATGGCAACAAAAGAAGATGACAATGACAatgaaattgaagaagaagaagctaataATACTGAGGACTTTAGGCATATTGATGTGGATATGCAAAAATGCTTACTATCAATCCTTAATATTGGAATCTTATGTTCATTGGAGTCTCCAAAAGAGAGAATCAATATGGAGGAAGTCATTAAGGAACTACAAATGATAAAAAGTACTTTTGTTGGTTTGGGGATTCACAGAGGTAGACCAAGTAGAGCTCAA AGGCCTGGAACAACTAGAAGAGATTAA